The Octopus bimaculoides isolate UCB-OBI-ISO-001 chromosome 13, ASM119413v2, whole genome shotgun sequence genome includes a window with the following:
- the LOC106869984 gene encoding uncharacterized protein K02A2.6-like gives MIVSDNGTQFVSSEFRKFCEMFMVEHKMIAPYHPRSNGQAECFVDIFKRALRKENKEVTDEVALQQFLRLYRVTSNPNTPEGSSPVELMFTRKVKLVFDKLLPGEERKSIRNDNPNFFKIDDMVYMMWYKNRKQY, from the coding sequence ATGATTGTAtctgataatggaacacaatttgtgtccagtgaatttagaaaattctGCGAAATGTTCATGGTAGAACATAAAATGATAGCACCTTACCATCCCAGATCAAATGGACAGGCAGAGTGTTTTGTGGACATTTTTAAAAGAGctttgagaaaagaaaacaaggaagtcACAGACGAAGTAGCTCTGCAGCAATTCCTAAGGTTATACAGGGTGACATCGAACCCCAATACCCCAGAAGGAAGCTCACCAGTAGAACTGATGTTCACGAGGAAGGTGAAATTAGTTTTTGATAAACTGTTACCTGGCGAGGAAAGAAAAAGTATCAGGAATGACAATCcaaattttttcaaaattgatGATATGGTGTACATGATGtggtataaaaacagaaaacaatactag